A window of the Candidatus Abyssobacteria bacterium SURF_5 genome harbors these coding sequences:
- a CDS encoding DUF1614 domain-containing protein — protein MTRFIENPVIHELSAASVLILIKEKKRRMVPYFPFYGSVGVLVALLLLLVFLLIEVNVIHYAFEKIGINHRYVFLVLLLSFIGSAVNIPLFELPGHVPTVENQINSYGFEIFVPAHGVTVAINVGGALIPTLVSIFLLVKMDHVLRAVLAVVVVSALSFYFATLVPGVGITIPAFIPPVTAALCAILLCRKEAPQIAYISGSLGTLIGADLLNLGNIAVLGSEFVSIGGAGTFDGIFFSSIIAVLLVSI, from the coding sequence ATGACACGCTTTATTGAGAACCCGGTAATCCATGAACTTTCGGCGGCATCCGTGCTCATCCTCATAAAGGAGAAAAAGCGCAGAATGGTTCCCTATTTTCCGTTTTACGGGTCCGTCGGAGTGCTGGTCGCGCTGCTCCTTCTGCTCGTTTTTCTCCTTATCGAAGTCAACGTCATTCATTATGCATTTGAAAAGATCGGAATCAACCACCGCTATGTTTTTCTCGTGCTGCTGCTGTCCTTTATCGGGAGTGCCGTCAATATTCCATTATTTGAATTGCCGGGTCACGTTCCGACGGTCGAAAACCAGATAAATAGCTATGGATTTGAGATATTCGTGCCCGCGCACGGCGTCACGGTCGCGATCAATGTCGGAGGAGCGCTCATACCTACGCTGGTATCCATTTTTTTGCTCGTGAAGATGGACCACGTGCTCCGAGCAGTTCTGGCGGTCGTCGTCGTCTCGGCGCTTTCCTTCTATTTCGCCACATTGGTGCCGGGCGTCGGCATCACGATTCCGGCATTCATTCCGCCGGTCACGGCAGCGCTATGCGCAATTCTGCTGTGCCGAAAAGAGGCGCCGCAGATCGCGTATATTTCCGGCAGCCTCGGAACCCTGATCGGGGCCGACCTCCTCAACCTCGGCAACATCGCCGTGCTCGGCTCGGAATTCGTCTCGATTGGCGGGGCCGGCACCTTCGATGGCATCTTCTTCTCCAGCATCATCGCCGTCCTGCTGGTGTCGATCTGA
- the cbiQ gene encoding cobalt ECF transporter T component CbiQ yields the protein MLEQDFSAGSSWIHRLDPRVKIISATGFSVVTALLSRHPALASAACAAFVLIVQAQLPVRPLLRRLVIVNFFVLFLWLTLPIRLAGAAPIQLGPVGIAPDGFSLALILTIKSNAIVAAGIALLATNRPAEIARGLHRLRVPAKIVQILLFMLRYLSEIEREYGWMKAAMTMRGFRPTNNLRTYKAYAHLIGLLLIVSYEKAQAIHAAMLCRGFDGRFYVLDERPRSRADMLFAASMAAVLMLLLYLQLV from the coding sequence ATGCTCGAACAGGATTTTTCCGCCGGCTCGTCCTGGATTCACCGGCTCGACCCGCGCGTGAAGATCATTTCAGCGACGGGATTTTCGGTCGTGACGGCCCTGCTGAGCCGCCATCCCGCTCTGGCCTCGGCCGCATGCGCGGCCTTTGTCCTGATCGTGCAGGCGCAGTTGCCCGTCCGCCCGCTCCTGCGGCGTCTGGTGATAGTGAATTTCTTCGTGCTGTTTTTGTGGCTCACGCTCCCGATCAGGCTCGCGGGCGCGGCGCCCATTCAACTCGGGCCGGTCGGCATCGCGCCCGACGGATTTTCGCTTGCGCTCATCCTCACAATCAAATCGAATGCGATCGTAGCCGCCGGCATTGCGCTTCTTGCAACGAATCGGCCGGCCGAGATCGCGCGCGGGCTGCACCGCCTGCGCGTGCCCGCCAAGATCGTGCAGATATTGCTCTTCATGCTTCGCTATCTTTCGGAAATCGAGCGCGAGTACGGATGGATGAAGGCGGCCATGACAATGCGCGGGTTTCGACCGACAAACAATCTGCGGACATATAAGGCATATGCCCACCTGATCGGATTGCTGTTGATTGTAAGCTATGAAAAAGCGCAGGCGATCCATGCGGCGATGTTATGCCGCGGGTTTGATGGAAGATTTTACGTCCTCGATGAGCGGCCGCGCTCGCGGGCGGACATGCTTTTCGCGGCTTCAATGGCGGCTGTGCTAATGCTTCTGCTTTATCTGCAATTGGTCTAA
- the cbiM gene encoding cobalt transporter CbiM produces MHISEGVLTAPVLITGTGLTAAGVACGLRKMDYDRIPQVAITASAFFVASLIHVPVGPASMHLVLNGLTGILLGWAAFPAVLSALFLQAIVFQFGGLTTLGVNTFNLALPAVVCYLLFGRLVRGKRAAVSAAASFLAGAAAIALSGILVAFTLLLSGNSFLVAARIIVLAHVPIMIIEGILTMLVVGFLKKVKIEVLEAPHERTHTRV; encoded by the coding sequence ATGCATATTTCGGAAGGCGTTCTCACAGCTCCTGTATTGATAACCGGCACCGGCTTGACCGCGGCCGGCGTCGCCTGCGGCTTGCGGAAGATGGATTACGACCGCATTCCGCAGGTCGCGATCACCGCGAGCGCTTTCTTTGTAGCCTCGCTGATTCACGTGCCGGTCGGCCCCGCCAGCATGCATCTTGTGCTCAACGGGCTCACCGGCATCCTGCTCGGATGGGCGGCATTCCCTGCTGTTTTGTCAGCGCTTTTTCTGCAGGCGATCGTCTTTCAATTCGGCGGGTTAACCACGCTCGGTGTCAACACGTTCAATCTGGCTTTGCCCGCAGTCGTCTGCTATCTGTTGTTTGGCCGCCTCGTAAGGGGAAAGCGGGCGGCGGTCTCGGCGGCGGCATCCTTTCTTGCCGGAGCCGCGGCCATAGCATTGAGCGGCATTCTGGTCGCATTTACGTTATTATTATCAGGGAACTCCTTTCTTGTGGCCGCCCGTATCATTGTGCTGGCGCACGTTCCGATCATGATTATTGAAGGAATACTGACCATGCTCGTCGTCGGCTTTCTGAAAAAGGTAAAGATCGAAGTCCTGGAGGCGCCCCATGAGCGAACGCATACCCGTGTATAG
- a CDS encoding DUF4198 domain-containing protein, whose translation MNKITPFVFLMLFSVAAPAYGHFQMLVPSTDIVSPADNKEVSLRLMFIHPMEGTAMDMAEPAEFGVFAGGKKHDLLKSLEGAPCKGRSAFQASYTIRRPGDHVFYVKPAPYWEPAEGLMIVHYTKVVVNALGLEEGWDAELGYEMEIVPLTRPYGLWAGNLFRGIVKKNGVPLPFAEVEVEYYNQDGKVQPPADPFITQVIKTDAGGVFSYAMPRAGWWGFSALSESEHKLKNPDGEEVPVEVGGLMWINVRDMK comes from the coding sequence ATGAACAAGATCACCCCATTCGTTTTCCTGATGCTGTTCTCAGTTGCTGCGCCGGCATACGGTCATTTCCAGATGCTCGTTCCGTCCACCGATATCGTCTCTCCGGCTGACAACAAGGAGGTGAGCCTCAGGCTCATGTTCATTCATCCGATGGAAGGAACAGCGATGGATATGGCCGAACCGGCGGAATTCGGCGTCTTCGCGGGCGGCAAGAAACATGACCTGCTGAAGTCGCTCGAGGGCGCGCCCTGCAAAGGACGCTCGGCCTTCCAGGCCAGCTATACGATACGACGCCCCGGCGACCACGTCTTCTATGTGAAGCCCGCGCCGTATTGGGAGCCGGCCGAAGGACTGATGATCGTTCATTACACGAAAGTCGTGGTGAACGCGCTTGGACTCGAAGAAGGCTGGGACGCGGAGCTCGGATACGAAATGGAGATCGTGCCGCTGACGCGCCCGTACGGCCTGTGGGCGGGCAACCTGTTCCGCGGAATTGTGAAGAAAAATGGAGTACCGCTCCCGTTTGCCGAGGTCGAGGTCGAATATTACAATCAGGACGGCAAGGTGCAGCCGCCCGCCGATCCGTTCATCACGCAGGTCATCAAGACCGACGCCGGCGGCGTATTCAGTTATGCGATGCCGCGCGCGGGCTGGTGGGGATTCTCGGCCTTGAGCGAAAGCGAGCACAAACTGAAGAACCCGGACGGCGAGGAAGTACCGGTCGAGGTCGGCGGGCTCATGTGGATCAATGTCCGCGACATGAAATGA
- a CDS encoding CooT family nickel-binding protein — protein sequence MCEANAYFVEDGKEQLYLESVDIIRPEGDSVYLLSVFGEQKKVNARLKEIRLMDHKIILEKS from the coding sequence ATGTGTGAAGCAAACGCCTATTTTGTAGAAGACGGCAAAGAGCAGTTGTATCTCGAGAGCGTGGATATCATCCGCCCCGAGGGCGACAGCGTCTATCTCCTCAGCGTTTTCGGTGAACAGAAGAAAGTCAATGCCCGGCTGAAAGAGATACGCCTGATGGACCACAAGATCATTCTCGAGAAGAGCTGA
- a CDS encoding DUF3842 family protein, which produces MIVGVVDGQGGGIGAHVVERLRKALPEETEIIALGTNAIATVAMMKAGANKGASGENAIRQTAPRLDVITGALAILQPHSMLGEITPAMVEALVQSRGRKIVMPLKSAEIELVGLKDEPIPHLIEELARRISALVREPSNV; this is translated from the coding sequence GTGATAGTCGGCGTGGTGGACGGACAGGGCGGAGGGATCGGAGCACACGTGGTCGAGCGCCTACGGAAGGCGCTTCCCGAAGAGACCGAGATCATCGCCCTTGGCACCAATGCCATCGCCACCGTCGCAATGATGAAAGCGGGCGCCAACAAGGGCGCGTCCGGCGAGAATGCGATCCGCCAGACCGCGCCGCGCCTCGATGTTATTACGGGCGCGCTGGCGATCCTGCAACCGCACTCGATGCTGGGTGAGATTACCCCCGCAATGGTGGAGGCCCTCGTACAGAGCCGGGGTCGCAAGATCGTGATGCCGCTCAAGTCGGCCGAGATCGAACTGGTTGGACTCAAGGACGAGCCGATCCCTCACCTGATCGAAGAACTCGCCCGCCGCATCAGTGCACTTGTAAGGGAACCATCCAATGTGTGA